TCCCGGTGGCTGATCCCGGCTTCGTGTTCAACATGCTTCTCGCCGCAGGCGCAGGTGTGCTCGTCGATGCATCCCCGCCGTGCTGCTGGTTTGCTGGTTACTGGTTCTGTCATGGTATCACGCTCGTATTTTAGTATAATTACTCATATGCGCATAAATCATTTAAACTGTTGCACCCTGACATACCCCTGCCGGCTGCTTTCCCCGTAACGAAAAGGCTAATTCCCCTTTCGCCTGATATTTCACCATGACCTCCCGGCTCTCCCTTACGGTCCTTGTCGATAATACCGCCCTCACGGATCGCGACTTCATGGGCGAACCCGGGCTCTCGTTTTTTATCGAAACCGCCGGAAAGAAGATCCTCTTCGATACCGGGTTGTCGGGGCTCTTTTTTACCAATGCGGAGAAGATGGGAATCGACCTCTGTGACCTGGACTGCCTCATCCTCTCGCACGGGCATAGCGATCACACCGGGGGGCTTCCCGTACTCGCCCGGAACCTTACCGGTGCAACGGAAGGAAAAGCGCCCCGGCGGCCCTGCCTTGTCGCCCATCCCCGCTGCTTCTGGCCAAAAGCAAAAGATGGCGAAAAGAACGGTTCGCCGATGAGCGAAGAGGAGGCAGGCCGGCAGTTCCCGACCAGCCTTTCCGAAAAACCGGTCTGGATCACGGACGATCTTGTGTTCCTCGGGGAGATCCCGCGGAGATTTGCATTCGAAAAGGGCGATCCGGGGAAGCGGACGATCCACACTCCCGGCGGGAACACAGAACCGGATTACCTTGTCGATGACACCGCTCTTGCATTCCGCTCAGGTACGGGGCTTGTCATCATCACCGGATGCTCGCATGCCGGGATCTGCAATATAACCGAATATGCCCGGGAGGTCTGCGGGGAGAACCGGGTTTCGGATATTATCGGCGGGCTGCACCTTCTTTCTCCCACGCCAAAACAGCTCGCAAAGACGGGGAAATACCTAAACCGCCT
This window of the Methanoregula sp. UBA64 genome carries:
- a CDS encoding MBL fold metallo-hydrolase — protein: MTSRLSLTVLVDNTALTDRDFMGEPGLSFFIETAGKKILFDTGLSGLFFTNAEKMGIDLCDLDCLILSHGHSDHTGGLPVLARNLTGATEGKAPRRPCLVAHPRCFWPKAKDGEKNGSPMSEEEAGRQFPTSLSEKPVWITDDLVFLGEIPRRFAFEKGDPGKRTIHTPGGNTEPDYLVDDTALAFRSGTGLVIITGCSHAGICNITEYAREVCGENRVSDIIGGLHLLSPTPKQLAKTGKYLNRLHLDALHACHCTSLPAKLALAAYCPLQETGVGMRIEW